A window of Blautia argi genomic DNA:
AGGGGTGCGTTGGTAAAATCCGGCACAGGACTTATCTGGTCCGGCTTCCGTCCAAGCGACGATGCCTGCACCTACGGCTACCTGATTCCTTCCAATATGTTTGCCGTGACGGTCCTGGGCTATCTGGAGGAAATCGAGAAGGAGATTTATCAGAATCAGGAAATTGCAGAGGCGGCAAAAGCGCTGAAAGAGGAAGTACATGCAGCCATTGAAACCATTGGAAAGACCTTTACCGAAGAGTTTGGCATGGTCTATGCCTATGAAACAGACGGCTTCGGCATGTATGACTTAATGGACGATGCCAATGTGCCAAGCCTTCTGGCAATGGATTATCTGGGCTATCCGGCAGACAGAGAAATTGCGGCAAATACCAGAAGATTTCTTTTAAGCGAGGCAAATCCTTTCTATTTTAAAGGAACAAAAGCAGCGGGAATCGGAAGTCCCCACACCCCGTCCAATTACATCTGGCATATTGCCATGGCAATCCAGGGGCTGACCGAAGAAGACTCTGCAGAAAAGAGAAGAATTTTAGAGAGCATGGCTGCCACTACGGGAGGCAAGGGCGTGATGCACGAGGGCTTTTGCTGTGAGGATGACACCAAATATACAAGAGAGTGGTTTTCCTGGGCAAATGCTATGTATGCAGAACTGTTTTTGGATTATATGGGATATAAACTGGAGAAATAGAATTTTTACACTAAACATAGAAAATAGAAAATTGAGAAAACATGTAAGATTGAGTACAATAAGAGCATAAAAACAGAAATAGATAAAACATACAAGAGCAGGAGGTTCTATCATGGATATGTTTTTAACCGATAGAAAATTAGACAGACGAGTATCAGAAGCCAAAAACTACAGATACCGCAATGCCATTCCCATGGAGCAGTTTGCCATGTGCGAAGACGAGCAGGGCGTTGTAAATCCTGTAGTTCCTACAAGCTTTGAAAACTGGAATACCA
This region includes:
- a CDS encoding glycoside hydrolase family 125 protein, whose product is MTIQETMDQFLGGLKEKSADFPHLMELFTTCYTNTLDTTVKRMENNTTHVITGDIPAMWLRDSAAQLRPYIFLAKENEEVRELIAGLVRRQFLYICIDEYANAFNDSPSGACWEKDDSNQNPWVWERKFEVDSLCYPIQLAYLLWKNTGCTTQFNEDFQKGIQKILTVFRTEQYHEEKSAYRFCRNNGYYRDTLSREGRGALVKSGTGLIWSGFRPSDDACTYGYLIPSNMFAVTVLGYLEEIEKEIYQNQEIAEAAKALKEEVHAAIETIGKTFTEEFGMVYAYETDGFGMYDLMDDANVPSLLAMDYLGYPADREIAANTRRFLLSEANPFYFKGTKAAGIGSPHTPSNYIWHIAMAIQGLTEEDSAEKRRILESMAATTGGKGVMHEGFCCEDDTKYTREWFSWANAMYAELFLDYMGYKLEK